In a genomic window of Urocitellus parryii isolate mUroPar1 chromosome 2, mUroPar1.hap1, whole genome shotgun sequence:
- the LOC113188039 gene encoding keratin-associated protein 13-1-like codes for MSHSCHSGYFSHSFGGHLPYSHSFCGSSYPRNLFYTTNFHHPRTCHLGSSHYRGCQEIFHRPSRCQNSCVVSRTCYHPRTFTHCSPCQRTYAGSLGFGSSSCHSLGFGSRSCHSLGYGSRSCHSLGHVSGCCPSLGYGSGFHQFHHPTYVASRSFQSSCYRPTCGSAF; via the coding sequence ATGTCCCACAGCTGTCACTCTGGATACTTCTCCCACTCCTTTGGGGGCCACCTGCCCTATTCACACTCCTTCTGTGGTTCTTCATACCCCAGAAACCTGTTCTATACCACCAATTTCCACCATCCCAGGACCTGCCATCTGGGCTCCTCTCACTACAGGGGCTGTCAGGAGATCTTCCACAGGCCCTCAAGATGCCAGAATTCCTGTGTGGTGTCCAGGACCTGCTACCACCCCAGGACCTTCACCCACTGCAGTCCCTGCCAGAGGACCTATGCTGGATCTCTGGGCTTTGGGTCCAGCAGCTGCCACTCCCTGGGCTTTGGATCTAGAAGCTGCCACTCTCTGGGCTACGGCTCTAGAAGCTGCCATTCCTTAGGCCATGTTTCTGGATGTTGCCCTTCCCTGGGCTATGGATCTGGCTTCCACCAATTCCACCACCCAACCTATGTGGCTTCTAGGAGCTTCCAGTCTTCTTGTTACAGACCAACCTGTGGATCAGCCTTCTAG